The sequence GTACCCGGTGGGCACGACGAACCGGCGCCGCGACTCCTCCCCGGCGTACACCGCGAAGTAGCCCTTGGGCACGCcgccctcctcctccgccgccgccggcTGGTCCAGCAGCGCCTCCCGGAGGCCCAGCTCCTCGCGCGTCGTCCTCGCCTTCTGCTTGGCCGCCGCCGTCGCGGACTTGGTCGTCGACGAGCGGAAGTAGCCCATCACCATCATCGTGTCACTCGTGCGTCGTCGGTCGGTCGGTCGTACTCGTACGTATACGTAGCGTGGCCGCCGGGCGAGTGCAGCCGTGAACACGTACGTACGCAACAACTAACGCCGGGCGAGTGCGCAGAGGGCTTAGCTAGTAGTAGGTAACCACAGCAGAAGCTGGAATTGGGTGGGTGTGGGGCATCGCCATGGCTGCGGGTTCTGGCGAGGTCGACCGCTGTCTTGTTGGAGTTGGTGGCGGGCGACCAAGCACTCCGCGGAGGACGtggtctcctctcctctcctcttgtTTCGTATGATTAGGAGGCTCGCGGCAGCCAACGGGGGAGAGAGACGGTCTTTTATACTAGGGGTGAAGTGAATGGTCGTTCGTCATGGTGATATAATAAACCAGATTAAATTattaaatatgtaaacaaaatcGAGTCATTGATTAATTTCTTAAACACTAGTAGTAATATTCGGTAATGCATGTCATGCTGCAGGGAACTTTCCTGGCTCGATCTGCTTCCAAATTGTGAAAACAAATTAAATCTGATCAATGGACGTACTTGCACGCGGCACGCCGTGGAATTTTCATTTGTTAATGGAAAATAAATTAGACATATATTTTTTTCACGCATGATGACGGGTTGACCGACCAAGAGATGGGATGAGATGAGATGAGAGGAGACGCCCGTGAGGCCGTGATAGGTGATAAGCAGCAGCCAAATGGAGCGGAGCAGGGCGAGGCGAGAGGGGGCCCTCTCGTTCAACTGCGACCATGGTGTTTGTTTTTTTATATATATAATAAGTACGGTTCCGTGGCACTCGTCACCTTTGTTTAATAAGTAGGGGTTCCGTGGCACACGGGAAATTTGCACGCGTACCGTGGCGTGCACGTAGATTAGTTTTATTTCGAGATTGACAGGGTCATCACATATATATACCACGACGATCGTATCATAATATCATTACATCTTAAAATAAATGATAGATACAAACATTGGTGTTAAATACTTAAATGGCCTGGCGAGTTGTTGCACTTGCACCACCATGCATGCATATGGTTGTTTTGTTTGGCAAACAACGGAGGCCGGCCGGTCGTGTATATCGCCCGGCAAGTACACAGAGGAGTACTTGCCAGTACTAGACATTTTGGCGTCCTCCTATCGGCGCCAACGACGAGCCGCCTAATTAAACGGCCGTACGTGCCGTTCTAGCTTGGCGGGAGACCTTTTTTTTAGGTATACACGGTAGTGCCAGACAATTGTGCATGCACTCGGTTTCATTTTCTCCTAGATGTAATTACTCCCTCGTCCATACCTATACATCTATATATGAGGTCATTGCGGATAAGGATAAACCAGCATTATAAGTTTTGACAAAGAAAAAAAAAATGTCACGATGTATGTATGTAGATATTTGTGGACGTCGTCATCTTTTTTTATGCCTGTCATTCTCATTCAATCTTGGATGTCGACTTAGGGTGTGTTTGATTCTGATGTCTATCGTGAGAAAAACTGCTTTCTGTTGTCTACCTTAAAAAAGCTGTTGTAAATCGACTGTTGTGAAAAAGCTAAAATGTGTTTGGTTCAAATTGGTGTGAGTTATCTACTATGAATAAACGGTATACTGTTTATATGCACTTTGTTTCACTACATCTCTTAGCCAATATATCTAATAACTTCTAATATTTTTTAATTAAAATAGTTTATTAATAATTGttaattatttttatatttttattaaaaatattttttattttacttaTTATAACATATAATTATTTTTAATCCTGTTTTAGTTTCTATTTACCACCATAGCTCTTTACTAACCTGACGAATGTGGGTATGTAGTAAAAGTTTGTACTACAAAAAAGTTGCTTTTACAAAGTAGCTATATAAAAGGTGAACCTCTTTGTTCAACTTCTGCTTTTTCAAAGCAGAAGCAGGTTAAAAAGCAGAACTAAAAGTAGCCTTAATCTATCTTATTCATAACATATGGAGTATATGTTAGTCAACTAGCTGTCTCAATTGCCGAACCAAATATAAAGCTTTAAGTCGTATTGGAGTTGAACTTAATCTATCTAGGTTGGCTCTTGCTTCCTCGTTCTGTAAATAAAAAATGCACCAAAATTCTCGATGAGATCATCTATCGGGTTTTGATGAAGAGCTATGGATGCTTGGTTCTCTACAGTCTCCATAAGCAACTATAGAGTTTGCTGAAGTCATCCGCCATGCAAACCTAGGAATAAGAGATTAAGGTTGATCCTACCATGAATGTCGTGATGATCTTGAGATCCATCGAGCTTTCGAGCATCGTTTCACCGAGagaccctacctggcgtgccaattaTCAATTCTTTCATTCTGACTTTCTTTCTTCATGCCAGCCTTCTGACCACACTAGCTTTGCCATTGGAGATGTTGGCCTCTTCTTCATCCTATGTGAAAGGAAATAGGGTCTAACCTTTTCCTAtagtaattttggtggttgaatgcccaacacaaataattggactaactagtttgctctagattatatattttacaggtgctaaaggttcaacacaaaccaataaaaagatcaagttagggttcaaaaacaaaggagcaaaataaaccgaagtgtgccctggtctggcgcaccggactgtccggtgcaccaggccgtacaactccaaactcttcagcttcgggtttctcagacgccgctccgctataattcatcggactgtccggtgtgccaccagactgtccggtgcaccagcggagcaacgaccacTTCACGACCGAAAGCTGAATTCCAGATGAACATTGCGCAaacagtgcgcggcagagcaGAGCAGCCGctagaggcgcaccagacagtgcacagtacctgtccggtgcggcaccggactgtcactctgagtttgacgttgtggatttcctcatttgtgagatcgaggacaccgtgttGGATGGACTTCGTGCCCGGCGTCAGCTACCTTATGCTCACTATCTGTGTCACATCTTTGCTCAGCTGATTCGGCCACCACAGTTCCAGGGTACTCTTGAGGTCTCTCGCCTCCTCTTTGGGGCCTACCGTCCAGCTCCAGAGGATCCTGTGCTGGCACCTGCTCCAGTGATTGATACTCCGGCCGAGGATACCACCTTTCACCAGTTCGAGACTCAGGGCGCAGCAGtccctgatgatgatgatgatgacgacttTGGGGTTCCACCtctgcctccgcctcctatgcctccacgcactcatgatcatgaggctgggagttccagtggtgctgcccctgctacccCTCCTGCCATTGACCCTGCTCTTGCGGCGATCCTCCAGACTCTTACTTAGCAGTAGGCTCACTTGGCAGCGGTCCAGCAGCAGATGTCCGAgagaatgctctcgatgtttcagacgatTCAGGACAGTCAGGATACTCTACAGCAGCAGCTTCTCTAGGACCGAGCTGAGAACAGGGCATTCAtgactctcatgcttcagcaCACCGGCGTGCCGATTCCCCCCAGTTCAGTCAGCACCGCCTCCACCTcttcaggctcctgttgtgccagctATTTAGCCAGGACCCCTCTTCCTGCAGTTGGTCCTTcctcctctccgctccggccggtcaccctaGTTTTCACGTCGCCGGTTATTGGCTCCGTCAGctctcagccgccagtgccaccagctcctGCTGTTATCACTGCTGTTGTGGCGGTGTCTGTGACTTCTTCGGctccggcagctcctgcagcgcagcctccgtctgagtcagtaccagctccagcttctacagcagatcctgaatccgagactgactctgacccacaGCTGTCGTTTGCTCtactgcctcgaccgcgaccggatgcgcccccgcctcctcctccctcttctgatgtgtaggttcgggttcccttttggtgtttgacgccaaagggggagagatatgagttgtgagatctAGGGtgagttagggagttagtagagagtcattttgatgtaatatatgtgcttgttactctctgtactagcttcacttttgtatgatgcttttggctcacaaactctattatatactctcgatgctcatgttgactgtgtgtgtattatgttttcaccttatatgttatcaccagtcttctagttcttgttcatcgatttgatttcacttttatatatgaacaagaaacttatgatgtgtatgcgctcattcaTATTATTATGTTACACACTTTTTCTGTTAAAGATTACTGAGTACAACTAACCATCTTTTCTATTGatagaaatttcaaaacaaactactctcacaaaacttgtagggttgtcatcaatcaccaaaaagggggagattgaaagcatctaggcccctggttggttttagtgattaatgacaacataatgttatatgtgactaacataTGTTTTGcaaagacaaatggtaagttaggtcgcattacaggtagaagtactacaacggtgaaaacaatcccgaagataagaactcgaagcgacggctaaaacaatAAAACAAAAAGTGAAGGACTACGTAGTCCGAGTttcaaggagttgtggacactcatgatttagttaggtcttttattatgttttagtcgtactataaagaggggttgtcgatgagtagtttgaccaagagagttctagtgtagtgttgttgcatattcacactcacatatagtgctaggtgacactctagaacatactcacaaggTAGAACGAAAACCAATTTGAAAACAGCATAAAAcagaaaatagggtttctggccttggggctccggactgtctggtgtgcaccggactatccggtgcaccctctgctagGTGGGGCCATGCTGGCCCAAGGGAAGGGTTTCCCCACGCAGAAACCCAAGAGCACAAGGTTCCCGagtggaattttagtggcgcaccggacagcgcaccggacagtgcaccggacagtgactgttcactgtccggtgtgccatctgcccaacagctagctgtcagaactagccgttggagtcgatcgttggcgcaccggactgtccggtgcgcccatgcgcagaacattgcctgtaacggctagttggtgggtgagggctatttataccccctccacccaccatattcagtgtcttgctgcccacattaattcctaCACATTGaaagagcattgcaagcatcaaaAGTCTAGTGAGGAGatcagagaatcttaatcccacatttggacctcattagcgctagcgagagccacctagagcacacaccacttgcattaggcttctcttggtcaagcaaaagtctacggcttgttactcttggtgatcggcatcacctagacggcttggtggcgttgggagctcagtGATCAccatggagatcttgttggtgacccgactcaagtttgtaagcggtcgtgagggatccaccgcgccggagtggcaaaggatcatctcgtagtgagcacttggttcttgcgaggaccaagggggagcgatacccttgcgtgggtgctccaacgaggactagtggagagtgccgactcttcgatacctcgagaaaaattggaggagtcttctaaaccttgctttacattccacacttaattcaagcattttacattgtgtatttgtttagcaagtatttgaagtattgtcttagcatgttgtatttctagtattattctcttagtgctagttgttggggtgaagttgggctcttgcttaggttttaattagtgttgatttttagaaaagcctaattcacctcccctcttgggcatcgtgatcctttcaattggtatcagagccttgttgctcttagattagcttaaccgctagagtaacgatgtccggtggggatggacctcctcctgtttttgatggtgatgattttccatattggaaaattcgtatggaagcatatttagaggctatagacattggtgtgtacaaagccgccacacaaggatttcccgaacctagagatcctgcaaatcttgtaggtgaagagtttaattatgagaaatggaatgcgaaggccaaaacaccctttttagaggcctttgcaaagatgtgttcaatagagttagaaatcataaaaatgctcatgatttgtggatggacatttgtggtctacatgaaggaactaggagtgagcgtgaggagagatatctcattgctatgagaaagttaaattcttttgaaatgtttgctaatgaaaatgccgatgctatgtactcacgtctcaatattcttgtagaggaagtgaatggcttggggcttactcaaatctcacaaccggatgttgtgaggaagattctcagtgtcctcccaattgacaaatatggacacattgtcactgtgctgcatcaaatggatctttcagttaccacacctacacagatattgggaaagatcaatgctcatgagatgtacatgcacatcaatgacaaggatgagtcatcttccaaaagaaaggatttggctctcaaagcaaatcaagaaagaaaaggaaaagctaaagtacaaattgaggaagaatcctcaagcgaTGATGAACTTGatactaacattgccttgatggtgaggaagaccaccaagatgttaaagaagctcaacagagaaggcatcaaatttgattcaagaaagaagaaattcttttccaataagagaaagcccatttctgagatggattgctacaactacggagagcttggtcatcttgctcatcaatgtaacaagcccaagaagaacaagttcaagggcaagaaagaagatgacaacgatgatgagaaaaaggaaaagagattcttcaagaggaaggatgggaagcacaagaggttccacaaaaagaagaatggaaatgtatatattgttggtgattggctcactgacattgagtcatcaagtggatcttcttcaagtgaagaagaaaatgatgaaaaagttgctgcCATCGCTggtgacttctcttcaccaccaccatcgccatcatcgacttctcacctatgcctcatggctagaggtgaacgaaaggtacaaaatgatattgatattactgatgatagtgatagtgatagtaatgaggaatttgcttcacctcctatgatgaactagctgacttgcttaaagaatacactcaaatcattaggaagtcaaaagctaaatgtgataagttgaaaaatgaaaatgaatctttgaatgccaaatatgacatagttatgaaagctagtgatgaaatgaaagaagaaaacaaaactatgtcatccactgtaaatgagctcacaacctccctaaaagatgctaaggataaatgtgacaagttaaatgaagctaatagggagttgaaagatagactagtgaaaatcaaggaagactatactaagattaaatttgatcatgataatcttcttgttgaaaatgaacttttatcttgcaatacacatgaggctattaaccctgttgttaagattgatgtagaaacctcatgtgatgatttgagtcaaggagagcaaactagtctacatgatgaattgaccgaaaaagttgaagtcttgactttagacaaccaaaaattgaagagatacttgactgatgcaactactagaggaaaggttgctattgagagtaatgatttcaacaatgagttggcagtggataatgaaaggcttaaaaatgaggtcaagaaacttaagagtgaaaatgaacatcttgcaacaagtgtgcaaaagttcaacaaggaccgatacctccaaaatgaattgctcatgaacactgtcatgaaaaacaacaagagtggtattggatacaatgcttttatgCAAAAGAAAGCaactactcaatacaagccaaagcagactcataagcctatcaaatgctttgagtgtggaaaagaaggtcactttgcccacaactgcaaagccaaaccaccaactcccttgcctaagcactcaagaccatttgctttcaatgctcattatgttctaagaaaagttgcaaatggaaaggtcaaagttacattcctaggtccaccaagcaagagtagacctagacaaatttgggttgcaaagtccttgattgagagagtcactggtcctatgcaatatagggccctcaaaactcaagcttgatttgtctg is a genomic window of Zea mays cultivar B73 chromosome 5, Zm-B73-REFERENCE-NAM-5.0, whole genome shotgun sequence containing:
- the LOC103626407 gene encoding auxin-responsive protein SAUR19: MMVMGYFRSSTTKSATAAAKQKARTTREELGLREALLDQPAAAEEEGGVPKGYFAVYAGEESRRRFVVPTGYLREPAFRDLMERAADEFGFAQAGGLRVPCAEEDLEDLLRRLQRKNAAGKGKKKATVCR